CGATCGGGCCGTCGATGACACGCTCCCAGAAGCGGCGGCGCAGCGGAAACTCGGCGATGCGCGCGTTGATGGATTTGCGGAAGCCGCCGATGAATTCGGCGAGCTCGCCGATGCGGGCCGGCAGCAGCGCCTCGATCTTCTCGCGCACGCGCCGCGCCACCACCGGCGAGGAGCCGCCGGTGCCGACCGCGACCACCACGTCGCCGCGATCGACGATCGCCGGGAAGATGAAGCTGGAATGTTCGAGATCGTCCATGACGTTGACGGGCAGGCCGAGCGCCTTGGCGCGCACCGACATCGCCACACCGACATCACCCGCGCCCGCGCAGACCACAGCGATGACGCCCGAGAGATCGGCAATGAGCGGATCGCCGGTCGCGATTTCGATACGCGCTGCGTCCTCGGAGCCGAGGCTCAGATCCTGATTGCCGTCGATCGCATGCACGCGGACGCGCGCGCCGGCCGCCGCGAGCACGCGCAGCTTGGCGCGCAACAGCTCGCCCGCGCCGATGAGGACCACCGGACCGGCCTTCAGATCGAGAAACACCGGCAAGAACCGCATGTGATACTCGCTTCCCCACAATCGGGGTTGACTGGAATTATTTTCTATATATGTGTCGTTTCGAGCGCGCAAAGAGAAAATTTTTTCTTCTCTTCTGCACCGCAACTATAGAATTTTCGCCTCCAAACGCAAAGTGGCAGAGATGCATCTTCTCAAGGACGATTCCGCTGCTGACGGACTGAGCAGCCCGGCGCTGGCCGATCGCGTGCGCGCGCAAGAATTTTCTGCCGAGCTTGCCCCAAGCATGGACCATCTCGACCAGCTCGAGGCACAGAGCATCTACATCTTCCGCGAGGCGTTCGCCCGGCTGAAGAAGATTGCCCTGCTGTGGTCGCTCGGCAAGGACTCCAACGTCATGATCTGGCTGGCGCGGAAAGCCTTCTTCGGCAAGATGCCGTTCCCCGCCCTTCATGTCGACACCGGCAAGAAGTTTCCGGAGATGTATCGCTTCCGCGATCACTACGGAAAAGAATGGGATCTCGACCTGCGCGTCGAGCCCTGCCCGCCGATCGATGCCGTCGACCCGACGCTGCCGCCGGCCGCGCGTTCCGCCGCGCGCAAGACCGAAGGTCTCAAGATGGCGCTCGCCAAATACGGCTTTGACGGCCTGATCGCCGGCATCCGCCGCGACGAGGAAGCGACGCGCGCCAAGGAGCGCGTGTTCTCGCCGCGCGGCCTCGAAGGCAATTGGGACGTGCGCGACCAAC
This genomic stretch from Bradyrhizobium sp. CCGB12 harbors:
- the cysD gene encoding sulfate adenylyltransferase subunit CysD, which codes for MDHLDQLEAQSIYIFREAFARLKKIALLWSLGKDSNVMIWLARKAFFGKMPFPALHVDTGKKFPEMYRFRDHYGKEWDLDLRVEPCPPIDAVDPTLPPAARSAARKTEGLKMALAKYGFDGLIAGIRRDEEATRAKERVFSPRGLEGNWDVRDQPPEFWDHFNASPPQGAHLRIHPILHWTEADIWAYTKRENIPIIPLYLSQNGKRYRSLGDQDITNPVASTASSIDEILIELEQTKVPERAGRALDHETEDAFERLRVAGYL